A genome region from Psychrobacter jeotgali includes the following:
- a CDS encoding ABC transporter permease, translating into MRSLKNIWTLTIKELRSLFGDTVLFLMIGVVFSVTIYTVAVGINTEVRNAPVGIIDSDRTALTRQIQEALQQPYFIPPVDVKREEVDEMMDKGELIFVLDFPPGFERDVLAGRKPQAQLLIDATTMTQAGVGQTYISQIFNEQVSSFLQQEDPPLLAKPVLNMVYNPNADSYWYTPVMEVCNMISLLALGLSGAAVIRERERGTIEHLLVMPVNATEIVLSKILANGVVILCASMLSMIFMVQYFLGIPINGSLALFAVGVAIYLFSISSLGIMLSTIAPTMPQFALLMLPVLVVSLLLSGSVAPRSNMPEMVQLLSEYWPTTQFIAFAQNVLFRNAGFDIVWPELLAMTGIGGLFLIFALIRFKAMLEQLG; encoded by the coding sequence ATGCGCTCCTTAAAGAACATCTGGACCTTAACCATCAAAGAGCTGCGGAGCTTGTTCGGCGACACGGTACTGTTTTTGATGATCGGTGTCGTTTTTTCGGTGACTATCTATACGGTAGCGGTGGGTATCAATACTGAGGTACGTAATGCTCCCGTAGGTATTATAGACTCAGACCGTACCGCTCTTACCAGACAAATCCAAGAAGCCTTGCAGCAGCCCTACTTTATTCCGCCAGTTGATGTTAAGCGTGAAGAAGTCGATGAAATGATGGATAAGGGCGAGCTTATCTTTGTGCTCGATTTTCCGCCTGGGTTTGAACGCGATGTGCTGGCGGGACGAAAGCCGCAAGCTCAGCTATTAATTGATGCCACCACCATGACTCAAGCTGGTGTGGGACAGACTTATATTAGCCAGATATTCAATGAACAAGTCAGCAGCTTTTTGCAGCAAGAGGATCCACCTTTATTAGCCAAGCCCGTGCTCAATATGGTCTACAACCCCAACGCCGATAGCTATTGGTACACCCCAGTGATGGAGGTCTGTAATATGATCTCGCTGTTAGCCTTAGGTCTGTCTGGTGCTGCCGTCATCCGCGAGCGCGAACGCGGTACTATCGAGCATCTATTGGTTATGCCGGTTAATGCCACTGAGATTGTCCTATCAAAAATACTGGCTAATGGGGTGGTTATCCTGTGTGCTTCTATGCTATCGATGATTTTTATGGTGCAATATTTCCTCGGTATTCCTATTAACGGCTCATTAGCGCTATTCGCTGTCGGTGTCGCTATTTATCTGTTTTCTATATCCTCTTTAGGTATTATGCTATCGACCATAGCCCCGACCATGCCGCAGTTTGCGCTACTGATGCTACCCGTATTGGTGGTCTCACTGCTGCTATCTGGCTCTGTAGCGCCGCGTAGTAATATGCCTGAGATGGTGCAGCTGTTAAGTGAATACTGGCCCACTACCCAGTTCATTGCTTTCGCTCAAAACGTCTTATTTCGTAATGCTGGATTTGACATTGTTTGGCCTGAGCTATTGGCGATGACCGGTATTGGCGGCTTGTTTCTTATTTTTGCTTTAATACGCTTCAAAGCTATGCTTGAGCAACTGGGATAA
- the rbbA gene encoding ribosome-associated ATPase/putative transporter RbbA, which yields MDSQHTAVEISHVSHSYGETVALDDVSFSVPRGATMGLIGPDGVGKSTLLSLIAGVKVIQEGSVQVLGQDMAKKSVRDDLSQHIAFMPQGLGHNLYPTLSVYENVEFHARLFGLDAHERRARIARLLEATGLDPFPDRPAGKLSGGMKQKLSLCCALVNNPELLILDEPTTGVDPLARRQFWALVASLQAERKEMTVIVSTAYIEEAEDFEYLLAMDDGKLLVNERTQTVMKELEVSSLEEAYIKLLPEEKQTNSGKLKIPPFEADPNAPPAIEAENLTKRFGDFTAVDSVSFRIEKGEIFGFLGSNGCGKSTTMKMLTGLIDKTEGSAKLLGQSIDDENVDTRMRVGYMSQTFSLYEELTVRQNLELHAKLYQIEGARGEQAVKDALEQFDLVEVESTDPSSLSLGIRQRLQLAAACLHRPEVLILDEPTSGVDPEARDMFWRQLIKLSREDEVTIFISTHFMNEASRCDRISFMHQGRVLDVGTPAELTRNKEAEDLEEAFVQYLLDDEKSQNQDSKDQDNQNEENANNTDDSQNELAAAAENVEPAIGSDIIASAPEAQNNKTDTLRYWFSTVWTFATREAKELLRDKIRFFFAILGPIILMVMTGWSISFDVNDLPYTVLDRDQTTQSRQLTEYFSGSEYFVTKPPVYSLEEAEYALKSSEAKLVIDIPAGFGRDLTANRQPEVSFYIDGTVPFNATNIQGYVGGIARMYMQDRFQETGLPIDLEPAAEIVPRFMYNQDFRSVSAVIPSVIMMILMLIPAMMTTLGVVREREIGSISNLYTSPASVPQYLIGKQLPYVVLGFINYIILVLMAVFWFKVPVKGSFLGMSLGALLLVYVSTGLGLLVSSLVRTQIAALLITAIVTLIPTINYSGLLYPISSMDGFAYALGVGFPASWYQRISIGGFTKGLGWSSFLTEYIVLAAFALTFITLASIFLKKQEV from the coding sequence ATGGACAGCCAGCATACAGCAGTTGAGATTAGCCATGTTTCTCATAGCTATGGCGAAACAGTTGCTCTTGATGATGTTTCCTTTAGCGTGCCACGTGGCGCTACCATGGGTCTGATTGGTCCTGATGGAGTGGGAAAGTCCACTTTATTGTCTCTTATTGCTGGGGTCAAGGTCATTCAAGAGGGCTCGGTACAAGTGCTCGGTCAGGATATGGCAAAGAAGTCCGTGCGTGACGACTTATCGCAGCATATTGCTTTTATGCCTCAAGGTTTGGGTCATAACCTCTACCCCACACTTTCGGTGTATGAGAACGTGGAGTTTCATGCGCGCCTGTTTGGGCTAGACGCCCATGAACGCCGTGCCCGCATAGCTCGATTGCTTGAAGCAACGGGGCTTGACCCTTTCCCTGATCGTCCTGCTGGCAAGCTCTCAGGAGGGATGAAGCAAAAGCTTAGTCTTTGCTGCGCTCTAGTAAACAACCCAGAGCTGCTTATCCTTGATGAGCCCACCACCGGGGTAGATCCATTAGCCCGTCGCCAGTTTTGGGCACTGGTAGCCTCGCTGCAAGCCGAACGCAAAGAGATGACTGTGATTGTCTCAACCGCCTATATCGAAGAGGCCGAGGATTTTGAGTATTTGCTGGCGATGGATGATGGTAAGTTACTGGTCAATGAGCGTACGCAAACGGTCATGAAAGAGCTTGAGGTCAGCTCGCTTGAAGAAGCTTATATCAAGCTTTTGCCCGAAGAAAAACAAACCAACTCAGGTAAACTAAAAATCCCTCCATTCGAGGCCGATCCAAATGCGCCGCCGGCCATTGAAGCTGAAAATCTAACCAAACGTTTCGGCGATTTTACGGCGGTTGATAGTGTCAGCTTTCGTATCGAAAAGGGCGAGATTTTTGGTTTTTTAGGCTCTAATGGCTGTGGTAAGTCCACCACTATGAAGATGCTTACTGGTCTTATTGATAAGACCGAAGGCTCAGCAAAGCTACTGGGTCAATCTATCGATGATGAAAATGTCGATACCCGCATGCGAGTGGGTTACATGTCGCAGACTTTCTCGCTGTATGAGGAGCTGACGGTACGGCAAAACTTAGAGCTGCACGCCAAGCTTTATCAAATAGAAGGCGCACGCGGCGAGCAAGCGGTCAAGGATGCTTTAGAACAATTTGATTTGGTTGAAGTTGAAAGCACTGACCCTTCTTCATTGTCGCTTGGTATTCGCCAGAGGCTACAGCTAGCGGCGGCTTGCTTACATCGTCCGGAGGTGTTAATCCTCGATGAGCCCACTTCTGGGGTCGATCCTGAAGCACGTGATATGTTTTGGCGACAATTAATTAAGCTCTCTCGTGAAGATGAAGTGACGATATTTATCTCCACTCACTTTATGAATGAAGCCAGTCGCTGCGATCGCATCTCCTTTATGCATCAAGGGCGGGTGCTCGATGTGGGTACACCGGCAGAGCTGACTCGCAATAAAGAGGCGGAGGATCTCGAAGAAGCTTTTGTGCAATATCTGCTTGATGATGAAAAAAGTCAAAACCAAGACAGTAAAGACCAAGACAATCAGAACGAAGAGAATGCAAATAACACAGATGATAGTCAAAATGAGCTAGCTGCTGCAGCTGAAAATGTAGAGCCTGCTATCGGTTCAGATATTATAGCGTCTGCACCTGAAGCACAGAATAATAAAACTGATACGCTACGCTACTGGTTTAGCACGGTTTGGACCTTTGCAACTCGTGAAGCTAAAGAGCTACTGCGCGATAAAATCAGATTCTTTTTTGCGATTCTCGGCCCGATTATCTTGATGGTTATGACCGGCTGGAGTATCTCTTTTGATGTCAATGATTTACCTTATACGGTCCTCGACCGAGATCAGACCACTCAAAGTCGACAATTAACTGAGTACTTCTCCGGCTCAGAGTACTTTGTAACAAAACCGCCAGTATATTCCCTAGAAGAGGCTGAATATGCGCTCAAGAGCTCCGAGGCCAAACTGGTTATCGATATCCCAGCAGGTTTTGGCCGTGACTTAACTGCCAACAGACAGCCAGAAGTGAGCTTTTATATTGATGGCACCGTTCCCTTTAATGCGACTAATATTCAAGGGTATGTGGGCGGTATTGCAAGGATGTATATGCAAGACCGCTTTCAAGAGACCGGCCTGCCTATCGACTTAGAGCCCGCTGCTGAAATAGTTCCGCGTTTTATGTATAACCAAGACTTTAGAAGTGTCAGTGCGGTCATCCCTAGCGTGATCATGATGATTCTGATGTTGATTCCGGCGATGATGACCACCCTTGGGGTGGTACGTGAGCGCGAGATTGGTTCGATATCCAACCTCTATACCTCGCCTGCCAGTGTGCCGCAGTACCTCATCGGCAAACAGCTGCCTTACGTTGTTCTGGGCTTTATCAACTATATTATATTGGTATTGATGGCGGTCTTTTGGTTTAAAGTACCGGTAAAAGGATCGTTCTTAGGGATGTCCTTGGGTGCTTTATTATTGGTATATGTGTCTACTGGGCTGGGTCTGTTAGTCTCAAGTTTGGTGCGCACTCAGATTGCCGCACTACTGATCACCGCTATCGTGACTCTGATACCCACTATCAACTATTCGGGACTGCTCTACCCCATCTCCAGTATGGATGGTTTCGCTTATGCTTTGGGCGTAGGGTTTCCCGCTTCTTGGTATCAGCGTATTAGTATTGGCGGTTTTACCAAAGGGCTTGGCTGGAGCAGCTTTTTGACCGAATATATCGTTCTGGCTGCCTTTGCCCTGACGTTTATCACGCTGGCCTCTATTTTCTTAAAAAAGCAGGAGGTGTAA
- a CDS encoding HlyD family secretion protein: MKKLWILILLIVVAAVGWYFWQQQQQADALPAGIVSSNGRLELEQFDIASLYPGRVEDILVDEGEDVVVDQLLVKLSSTQSESQLTAAQATEQRARQMVVQAQAGRNQAEQTMARAQAEINAQREQQKVAKMDLDNARMMHNENLISNSELSSRLAAYNGATAAVQAAQAAYAEAQAAAQQIDAQVAEARAGVNEAKAQQQAASSMNEDMQIRSPKAGRVEYRITEVGSVIAAGNKVISLLDTEDAFMNIFLPNQQMSGLQVGDEARIVLDGLDNVWPAEVSFIASEAQFTPKSVETQNEREKLMFKVRIKLPVEVSQRYKGLLKGGMTGNGYVRSDSSIAWPEDLTVKLPTVTTPVQNISEQNQS; encoded by the coding sequence ATGAAAAAATTGTGGATTTTAATTCTATTAATAGTTGTCGCTGCTGTTGGTTGGTATTTCTGGCAACAGCAGCAGCAAGCCGACGCCCTTCCTGCCGGCATCGTCAGCTCAAACGGTAGACTAGAGTTGGAGCAATTCGATATTGCCAGTCTCTACCCGGGTCGGGTTGAGGATATTTTGGTGGATGAAGGCGAAGACGTAGTGGTAGACCAATTGCTGGTCAAACTGTCCTCTACCCAAAGCGAAAGTCAACTTACGGCGGCGCAGGCCACTGAGCAACGTGCGCGGCAAATGGTAGTACAGGCACAGGCGGGGCGTAATCAGGCTGAGCAGACCATGGCACGCGCCCAAGCTGAGATCAATGCGCAGCGGGAGCAGCAAAAAGTAGCAAAAATGGATTTAGATAATGCACGCATGATGCATAATGAAAATCTAATCTCTAACTCAGAGCTTAGTAGCAGATTAGCGGCCTACAATGGAGCAACTGCAGCAGTACAGGCGGCTCAAGCGGCCTACGCTGAAGCTCAGGCAGCCGCTCAGCAAATAGATGCGCAAGTCGCTGAAGCTAGAGCGGGTGTCAATGAAGCTAAGGCCCAGCAACAAGCAGCTTCCTCAATGAATGAAGACATGCAGATTCGTAGCCCCAAAGCTGGACGTGTCGAATACCGTATTACTGAGGTCGGTAGTGTCATTGCGGCAGGTAATAAAGTGATTAGCTTGCTCGATACTGAGGATGCTTTCATGAATATCTTTTTGCCTAACCAGCAGATGAGTGGCTTACAAGTGGGTGATGAAGCTAGGATTGTGCTCGATGGTCTCGATAATGTTTGGCCTGCAGAGGTATCGTTTATCGCCTCCGAAGCTCAGTTTACCCCAAAGTCAGTAGAAACTCAGAACGAGCGCGAAAAGCTGATGTTCAAGGTCCGCATTAAATTACCTGTCGAAGTATCTCAAAGATATAAAGGCTTACTCAAAGGCGGAATGACTGGTAACGGTTATGTGCGTAGTGATAGCAGCATAGCGTGGCCTGAAGATCTGACGGTAAAACTTCCTACAGTAACAACCCCTGTGCAAAATATATCTGAACAAAACCAATCATAG
- a CDS encoding XRE family transcriptional regulator, translated as MSMDLDKVAERIKDLMDSKGLKQVDVVKAIGISKSSVSKWLNAKACPSGEYLRRLSEVLETSEYWILNGEYPYSSYEDIDDAMDYMNAYEESMRDHYIAELGLEPDLPYSIRFLQEEFETKMFSEHEKIEQQYQLSAEQEREIEEYEEWLEWEERADDFIENRSILEQIKKYSNLSMFIEDFKYVEETLRLQSEIARRTNTNLNKTLFYNQEDSSMEPLISVGAQCSVDLTKRTIKNGKFYLIRRNSFYGVRALFSQSDGGLLLQCKNKEYPDEKISKSKIDSLEVLGYVYAWTNMDPW; from the coding sequence ATGAGTATGGATCTTGATAAAGTGGCTGAGAGAATTAAAGATTTAATGGACTCTAAAGGCTTAAAGCAAGTTGATGTTGTAAAAGCTATAGGAATTTCCAAATCGAGCGTATCTAAATGGCTAAATGCTAAAGCCTGTCCAAGTGGGGAGTATCTTCGCCGCCTCTCTGAAGTATTAGAAACTTCTGAGTATTGGATACTAAACGGTGAATATCCTTACAGTTCTTATGAAGATATTGACGACGCTATGGACTATATGAACGCTTACGAAGAAAGTATGAGGGATCATTACATTGCAGAGCTCGGTTTAGAACCTGATCTTCCATATAGCATTCGATTTTTACAGGAAGAGTTTGAAACTAAAATGTTTAGTGAGCATGAAAAAATTGAACAACAATATCAGCTTTCTGCTGAACAAGAGCGTGAAATAGAAGAGTATGAAGAGTGGCTAGAATGGGAGGAAAGAGCGGATGATTTTATTGAAAATAGGTCAATATTGGAACAGATAAAGAAATACTCCAATTTAAGTATGTTTATAGAAGATTTTAAATATGTAGAAGAGACATTAAGATTGCAATCTGAGATTGCTAGAAGAACGAATACTAACTTAAATAAGACCTTATTTTATAATCAAGAAGATAGTTCGATGGAGCCACTAATTAGTGTTGGTGCACAGTGCTCAGTAGATTTAACTAAACGCACTATAAAAAATGGCAAGTTTTACTTAATAAGAAGGAATAGTTTTTACGGGGTAAGAGCACTATTTAGTCAGTCTGATGGTGGTCTGCTACTACAATGTAAGAACAAGGAATATCCAGATGAGAAAATTTCTAAATCTAAAATAGATAGCTTAGAGGTTCTCGGTTACGTTTATGCTTGGACTAATATGGATCCTTGGTAA
- a CDS encoding MerR family transcriptional regulator has product MSKKSWSEYTDDEKEVLRQKVIEAAPETPFPPEFAAAYIGKSLHTLQHMRCHQSDAITYSKAGRHVLYRKKHLDEYLDVCQRSCTSN; this is encoded by the coding sequence ATGAGTAAAAAAAGTTGGTCAGAATATACAGATGATGAAAAAGAGGTGTTAAGACAAAAAGTTATCGAAGCTGCTCCAGAAACTCCTTTTCCTCCTGAATTTGCCGCCGCCTATATTGGCAAGTCGTTGCACACATTACAACATATGCGCTGTCATCAATCAGACGCTATTACTTATAGCAAAGCTGGCAGGCATGTTTTATATCGTAAAAAACATCTTGATGAATATCTTGATGTCTGCCAAAGGTCATGTACATCAAATTAA
- a CDS encoding DUF1376 domain-containing protein — translation MRNSKNTPISSSAMHYVNHNFGDWELETRHMTRIEKSIYLDMRTNYLKDGKPFTSDVDLLAHRLSCNSDNERKALEIILKDKFKLDKRTKSYKHTAWETTLKNYRARNWENSTNDTTGSSDVTTDDSNTISNTPLTDAQRKAKSRDAEKIMRQQLSDIGVDSTGTKGMTKLRKLFDIHQHKINSNNNNIATCHSESHAIVTQKEAITIKHELENRKQETFEREAHSQGSSIVCSDVQTDFVEQNDTNYDLSTSGYDGIEKWQAPSKSVMQVDLSQASVKLEMTDNEYKLHVEDFKTYYAEKAQNGKPLESEGIRKLRLRQWLQRVADRQRTTKEQTDKRFNIDDEDWENERSSKSNKNDSRESTTDVYHPSHKNSSTSKVKANPKINVVLNGLWKSTLPKMSVDETYSYIEQHHMPGESKDETYDRLITEIQKENKFETV, via the coding sequence ATGAGGAATTCAAAAAATACACCAATTAGCTCTAGTGCCATGCATTATGTTAATCATAATTTCGGTGACTGGGAGCTTGAAACTCGCCATATGACGCGTATAGAGAAAAGCATATATTTAGATATGCGTACGAATTATTTAAAAGATGGTAAGCCGTTTACTTCTGATGTAGATCTATTGGCGCACAGGTTATCTTGTAACAGTGATAATGAAAGAAAGGCCTTAGAAATAATTTTAAAAGATAAATTTAAATTGGATAAACGTACTAAATCTTATAAACACACTGCGTGGGAAACTACTCTAAAAAATTATAGGGCTCGCAACTGGGAAAATAGTACAAACGATACAACAGGCAGTAGTGATGTCACGACTGATGATAGTAACACTATCTCAAACACTCCCTTAACTGATGCTCAAAGAAAAGCCAAGTCACGTGATGCTGAAAAGATAATGCGTCAGCAGTTATCAGACATAGGTGTAGATAGCACAGGCACTAAAGGCATGACTAAGTTGCGAAAATTATTTGACATACATCAGCATAAAATTAACTCAAACAACAATAACATTGCAACGTGTCACTCTGAGAGTCACGCAATAGTCACGCAAAAAGAAGCTATAACTATAAAACATGAACTAGAAAACAGAAAACAAGAAACATTTGAGAGAGAGGCGCACTCACAAGGTTCTTCTATTGTGTGCTCAGATGTTCAAACTGATTTTGTTGAGCAAAATGATACTAACTATGATTTATCCACTAGCGGTTATGATGGTATTGAAAAATGGCAAGCACCCTCAAAGAGCGTTATGCAAGTTGATCTATCTCAGGCAAGTGTGAAATTAGAAATGACAGATAATGAGTATAAGTTACACGTTGAAGATTTTAAAACTTATTACGCAGAGAAGGCTCAGAACGGCAAGCCTTTAGAAAGTGAAGGTATTCGTAAGCTAAGACTACGCCAATGGTTACAACGTGTTGCAGATCGCCAACGCACTACTAAAGAGCAGACTGATAAACGCTTCAATATCGATGATGAAGACTGGGAAAATGAGAGAAGTAGCAAATCAAATAAGAATGATAGCAGAGAGAGTACGACTGATGTTTATCACCCAAGTCATAAAAATTCATCAACTTCTAAAGTTAAAGCCAACCCTAAAATTAATGTAGTTCTTAACGGATTATGGAAATCAACTTTACCTAAAATGTCAGTTGATGAAACCTACTCATATATAGAACAGCATCACATGCCAGGCGAGTCGAAGGATGAGACGTATGATCGATTGATAACTGAAATACAAAAAGAAAATAAATTTGAGACAGTATGA
- a CDS encoding site-specific integrase, whose protein sequence is MSDLVAHKLRAENRNSAHEDIKNKAKSLVESYMSANPLCKDTDLFDYYQEINIILEINFDTPLSFQLARQGFLEVIRMYNKSHKAHLDEPVVPILAERDSLSIDYDWFVRGSKVSQASREMIEIWQRKMKFTTNDLVESAIFCSIVYGGLNDIEVLKAFYEWLLAEREVYRIDLPSEGDTVGVESVPIILLVIDDDSYGCWESSSRNSSDTSDSELKRYVEYVPDDMTLCFLYALKDGIVKKGLTKSFDTLINDISKKLTLKNKDKTKPYLSHLIKYANYHWRQLEGANIDNALATIRQGRIKTTGLPKNKLLNYNREKINSNIKQLQWDELFELDYSKPINANRENMSYPALSKNLIRAIQEELKNTRANAIEGIEQLQNEFPQPNAQRILGWVRQLLDDKSINQESISKYVGCIGRDWLMLTIGENIDKWDGEDFEIIYEQIIQSKTRDGRKKSVINKDSNFDDKLVGSNDRSYMNKLKDGQGFTYGRLRAFHDYQRECHDAPYVYFSWHHNRQVVKANIISPRIYRAMKVYIEESELEIKQERVCLVVLSLAYRTGLRIKELIGIRVSDIADIYTDNYNQEIDEPKIWIRPNRYRRLKSSSASRIIPINCLLKKDEMDLFIELFEHQKRLKRKYLFSQGSGKQPLPSTFFSNMMKLIWDRLLGEHDFTFHSFRHTAISQLTLVLGKSSLASIMTDYDAKQRETIIEGILGYHKAQGSWFGLASFAGHLTCDTTFEHYIHTAHLQTGIQLADAKLQLPYTVFQQITDLKYQTIHRQKRDAYDAGTKKVRLRLLRSYLVKSLVTSKNPLFVDSLNISINTPIIESNRLASQSIFIHQKYSDVIAYLEELQKLSLEKRDISLPEVAIRHGINIVEARQLYDNASQVFANNKKLLLSSPNGSKNQELLVRALEKAYQMSIHEPDQLKMFVEIFVAKQSLKTSSIHFGIKSNQKKMLEQFLEIGCKLINAQHWQIRASSENEVTQLKRCLKLDSQIRTGNRQNFHGYELRVVQKKTKRSDKNLAISETYYASSGVLKYLGYLLSVLIYIERW, encoded by the coding sequence ATGTCTGATCTAGTTGCACATAAGCTAAGAGCCGAGAATCGTAATAGCGCTCATGAAGACATTAAAAATAAAGCTAAAAGCCTTGTTGAATCTTATATGAGCGCTAACCCGCTATGTAAAGACACAGATCTATTTGATTATTACCAAGAGATAAATATCATTTTAGAAATCAACTTCGACACCCCTCTTAGTTTTCAGCTGGCACGTCAAGGATTCTTAGAAGTTATTCGTATGTACAACAAGAGTCATAAAGCTCATTTAGATGAGCCAGTTGTTCCTATCTTAGCAGAGAGAGACAGCTTGAGCATTGATTATGATTGGTTCGTACGGGGGTCAAAAGTTAGTCAAGCCAGCCGAGAAATGATAGAAATATGGCAAAGGAAGATGAAGTTCACTACCAATGATTTGGTTGAGTCAGCAATATTCTGCAGCATTGTCTACGGTGGTCTTAATGATATTGAGGTATTAAAAGCATTTTACGAATGGCTTTTGGCTGAACGCGAAGTCTATAGAATAGATTTACCTAGTGAAGGTGATACGGTAGGTGTTGAGAGTGTGCCGATTATTCTATTAGTTATTGACGATGATAGTTATGGGTGTTGGGAGTCATCTAGTAGAAACTCAAGTGATACGTCTGACAGCGAATTAAAACGCTATGTTGAGTATGTTCCAGATGACATGACGCTATGCTTTTTATACGCACTAAAAGATGGAATTGTTAAAAAGGGACTTACTAAATCGTTTGATACATTAATTAATGATATTAGTAAAAAGCTCACACTGAAAAATAAAGATAAAACAAAGCCATACCTCTCACACCTGATCAAATACGCCAACTATCATTGGAGGCAATTAGAAGGCGCTAATATTGACAATGCATTAGCTACAATTAGACAAGGTAGGATTAAAACTACAGGCCTACCTAAGAATAAGCTGCTTAATTACAACAGAGAAAAAATCAACTCTAATATTAAACAACTTCAATGGGATGAGCTTTTTGAACTAGATTATTCTAAGCCTATAAATGCAAATAGAGAAAATATGAGTTATCCTGCGCTTAGTAAAAATCTAATAAGAGCAATTCAGGAAGAACTCAAAAATACTAGAGCAAATGCCATAGAGGGTATAGAGCAGTTACAGAATGAGTTTCCTCAACCAAACGCACAGCGCATACTAGGATGGGTACGTCAGTTATTAGATGATAAAAGTATAAACCAAGAGAGCATAAGCAAGTATGTGGGCTGTATAGGGCGTGATTGGTTGATGCTGACAATCGGTGAGAATATAGACAAATGGGACGGCGAAGATTTTGAGATTATTTATGAGCAAATTATTCAGAGCAAAACTAGGGATGGTCGAAAAAAATCAGTCATAAATAAAGACTCTAATTTTGATGACAAGCTAGTAGGTAGTAATGATCGTTCGTACATGAATAAGCTTAAAGATGGTCAAGGGTTTACGTATGGTCGTTTGAGAGCTTTTCATGATTACCAGCGTGAGTGTCATGATGCACCCTATGTATATTTTTCGTGGCATCATAATAGGCAAGTCGTCAAAGCTAATATCATCTCTCCTCGCATTTATCGTGCTATGAAAGTGTACATTGAAGAATCAGAGTTAGAGATCAAGCAAGAAAGAGTTTGTTTAGTGGTTCTGAGTCTTGCCTATAGAACAGGGCTACGGATAAAAGAGCTCATTGGTATTAGAGTTTCAGATATTGCAGATATTTATACTGATAATTATAACCAAGAGATTGATGAGCCTAAGATTTGGATAAGACCAAATCGTTATCGTAGGCTTAAAAGTAGCAGTGCAAGTCGTATAATACCTATTAACTGCCTTTTAAAAAAAGATGAAATGGATTTGTTTATCGAGCTTTTTGAGCATCAAAAACGATTGAAACGGAAGTACTTGTTCTCACAAGGTTCAGGTAAACAGCCATTACCGAGTACGTTCTTTAGTAATATGATGAAGTTAATTTGGGATAGATTGCTTGGAGAGCATGACTTTACTTTTCATAGCTTTAGACATACAGCCATAAGCCAACTGACTTTAGTGCTAGGTAAGTCTTCATTAGCATCAATAATGACAGATTATGATGCTAAGCAGCGTGAGACTATTATTGAGGGTATCCTTGGCTATCATAAAGCACAAGGATCATGGTTTGGGCTGGCAAGTTTTGCAGGGCACTTAACGTGTGATACGACGTTTGAGCACTACATTCATACTGCCCACCTGCAGACAGGAATACAGTTAGCTGATGCTAAGTTACAACTACCTTATACAGTTTTTCAGCAAATTACAGATTTAAAATATCAGACTATACATAGACAAAAAAGAGATGCTTACGACGCAGGTACTAAAAAAGTGAGGCTTAGACTATTAAGATCTTATCTGGTTAAAAGCTTAGTAACTAGTAAGAATCCTCTATTTGTTGATAGTCTTAATATTTCTATAAATACGCCAATCATAGAATCTAATAGATTAGCATCGCAATCTATTTTTATTCATCAAAAATATTCGGATGTGATTGCCTATTTAGAAGAGCTACAGAAACTTAGCTTAGAAAAGCGGGATATATCGCTGCCCGAGGTTGCTATAAGACATGGCATTAATATAGTTGAAGCTAGACAGTTATATGATAATGCAAGTCAGGTTTTTGCTAACAATAAGAAACTATTATTAAGCTCACCGAATGGTAGCAAAAATCAAGAGTTATTAGTTAGAGCCTTAGAAAAGGCGTACCAGATGTCTATTCATGAACCCGATCAACTAAAAATGTTTGTTGAAATATTTGTAGCGAAACAGAGTCTAAAAACATCATCTATCCATTTTGGGATTAAATCTAATCAGAAAAAAATGTTAGAGCAGTTCTTAGAGATAGGATGTAAACTCATTAACGCACAACACTGGCAAATTAGAGCTTCAAGTGAAAACGAAGTAACTCAACTAAAACGATGTTTGAAGCTAGATAGTCAGATACGTACTGGAAATCGTCAAAATTTTCATGGTTATGAGCTCAGGGTAGTACAGAAAAAAACTAAGCGATCGGACAAGAATTTGGCTATATCTGAGACTTATTATGCTTCATCAGGTGTGCTGAAGTATCTTGGATATTTATTGAGTGTGCTGATTTATATAGAACGTTGGTGA